The following are encoded in a window of Ranitomeya variabilis isolate aRanVar5 chromosome 8, aRanVar5.hap1, whole genome shotgun sequence genomic DNA:
- the LOC143787909 gene encoding hyaluronidase-1-like, whose product MIVHLLVFTLLELTLASPACLLPGRPFVTVWNAPSSRCWDKYEVALDLDPFDIVVNENQSFAGSEMVIFYISQLGLYPYYDSDGSPINGGTPQNASLTEHLKKALDDLNATIVSPDFTGVVVVDWENWRPLWDRNWDKKSIYQQRSVELVRQRHPQWPDEKVKKEAKKEFEDAAVMFMEGTLKLGCKFRTGGLWGFYGFPACYNYGYKNSSHNYTGECPPVEVQRNDQLGWMWRSSRALYPEIYLEELLRKSQDVGRYVRHRLGEAFRVSSAGSEGQIPVLPYARIVYTYSMDFLEQEDLIQTIGQSAALGAAGVILWGNSDYSSSKEACLAVKSYIDDTLGMYVVNVSSGALLCSQALCTGNGRCVRRDPSSEAQLHLHPGSFSIQKNLHSGGFWVSGQAAKKDLLYMDTHFQCRCYPGWKAEDCSQRTEP is encoded by the exons ATGATCGTCCATCTCCTGGTTTTCACACTCCTGGAGTTAACTCTTGCCTCTCCAGCATGTCTACTTCCCGGACGGCCTTTCGTCACGGTGTGGAACGCCCCGAGCAGCCGCTGTTGGGACAAGTACGAGGTGGCTCTGGATCTGGACCCCTTTGACATTGTGGTTAATGAGAACCAGTCGTTTGCGGGCAGTGAGATGGTCATCTTCTATATATCTCAGCTGGGCCTGTATCCTTACTATGACAGTGATGGCAGCCCCATCAATGGTGGCACTCCCCAAAACGCCAGCCTCACGGAGCATCTGAAGAAAGCTCTGGATGACCTTAATGCGACCATAGTGTCTCCAGACTTCACGGGGGTGGTGGTTGTGGACTGGGAGAACTGGAGGCCTCTATGGGATCGCAACTGGGATAAGAAGTCCATCTACCAGCAGCGATCAGTGGAGCTGGTGAGGCAGCGGCACCCGCAATGGCCAGATGAGAAGGTGAAGAAAGAGGCAAAGAAGGAGTTTGAGGACGCGGCTGTAATGTTCATGGAAGGCACGCTGAAGCTGGGGTGCAAGTTTAGGACAGGCGGATTGTGGGGGTTTTATGGTTTTCCTGCCTGCTATAACTATGGCTATAAAAACTCCAGTCACAATTACACCGGAGAATGTCCACCGGTGGAGGTGCAGAGGAATGACCAGCTGGGGTGGATGTGGAGGTCCAGCCGTGCCCTGTACCCCGAAATCTACCTGGAAGAGCTGCTGAGGAAATCCCAAGACGTCGGCAGATATGTAAGGCACAGATTAGGAGAAGCTTTCCGAGTGTCCAGTGCGGGGTCCGAGGGGCAGATCCCGGTCCTGCCCTACGCCAGAATCGTCTATACCTACAGCATGGACTTCCTGGAGCAG GAAGATTTGATCCAGACTATCGGACAGAGCGCAGCTCTAGGGGCCGCTGGGGTCATCTTATGGGGGAACTCAGACTACAGCTCCAGTAAG GAAGCCTGCCTCGCCGTGAAGTCCTATATAGATGATACATTGGGGATGTATGTGGTCAATGTGAGCAGCGGCGCCTTGTTGTGTAGCCAGGCTCTATGTACCGGGAATGGACGCTGCGTGCGACGTGACCCCTCTTCTGAGGCTCAGCTCCACCTGCACCCAGGAAGCTTCAGTATCCAGAAAAACCTGCATAGTGGAGGCTTCTGGGTCTCTGGACAGGCCGCAAAGAAGGACCTGTTATATATGGACACCCACTTCCAGTGCCGCTGCTATCCTGGCTGGAAGGCGGAAGACTGCTCGCAAAGGACAGAGCCCTAA